From the genome of Acidobacteriota bacterium, one region includes:
- the pilQ gene encoding type IV pilus secretin PilQ — MNRSRAVRRALAVLLLATAAGRIPDGNGNGSLSGGVLSAQRRVQGALEASREYTGDPVSMEFQNADLRSVLRTFVEISELNLVIDPQVAGTVDVALVDVPWDQAFDVILRANRLGYVVDGNVVRIAPLATLAAEDEERSARAERQALAGDLVVITRTLGYARAVDLADLVTRTVLSPRGQVQMDGRTNTLIIVDLPDRIGRVRELVDVLDRPQPQVEIQARIVQASQDYLRELGVQWGIAARAAPEIGNTTSLSFPNRGGVSGRAGGAQGPADGADPRALESENSGTAVDLGAPSASTALGLALGAIDGSLNLDVVLSAAESDGQVRILSNPRITTQNNVQATITQGDQIPIQTVANNTVTVTFRDAALHLAVTPQITTADTVIMRIEIGNDFADFARQVNGVPPIVTQSASTTVQVRDGATTVIGGIYESARTRSARRVPGIHRIPILGWFFRSRAERRRSDELLIFLTPRIVR, encoded by the coding sequence ATGAACAGGTCCCGCGCTGTCCGGCGTGCGCTCGCGGTGCTGTTGCTGGCGACGGCGGCGGGCCGCATCCCGGACGGGAACGGCAACGGCTCGCTGTCGGGAGGCGTGCTCAGCGCGCAGCGGAGAGTGCAGGGGGCGTTGGAGGCCTCCCGCGAGTACACCGGCGATCCGGTCTCGATGGAGTTCCAGAACGCGGATCTGCGTTCGGTGCTGCGGACCTTCGTCGAGATCAGCGAGCTGAATCTCGTGATCGATCCGCAGGTGGCGGGGACGGTCGATGTCGCGCTGGTCGACGTGCCGTGGGATCAGGCGTTCGACGTCATTCTTCGAGCCAACCGGTTGGGGTACGTGGTCGACGGCAACGTGGTTCGCATCGCCCCCTTGGCCACGCTGGCCGCGGAGGACGAGGAGAGGAGCGCCCGCGCCGAACGGCAGGCGCTGGCCGGGGATCTGGTGGTCATCACCCGCACATTGGGCTACGCCCGGGCCGTCGACCTCGCCGATCTCGTCACCCGCACGGTCCTGTCACCGCGCGGCCAGGTGCAGATGGACGGCCGGACGAACACGCTCATCATCGTGGACCTGCCGGACCGCATCGGCCGAGTGCGGGAGTTGGTGGACGTACTCGATCGCCCGCAACCGCAGGTCGAGATCCAGGCCCGTATCGTGCAGGCCAGTCAGGACTATCTGCGCGAGCTCGGTGTGCAGTGGGGCATCGCGGCGCGGGCCGCTCCCGAGATCGGCAACACGACGTCGCTGTCGTTTCCGAACCGCGGCGGAGTCTCCGGTCGAGCCGGGGGCGCGCAGGGACCCGCGGACGGGGCCGACCCGCGCGCGCTGGAGAGCGAGAACAGCGGGACCGCGGTGGACCTGGGCGCGCCTTCGGCGAGCACCGCCCTGGGGTTGGCTCTCGGCGCGATCGACGGGTCGCTCAACCTCGACGTCGTGCTCTCCGCCGCGGAGAGCGACGGGCAGGTGAGAATCCTGTCGAACCCCAGAATCACGACCCAGAACAACGTTCAGGCCACCATCACGCAGGGCGATCAGATCCCGATCCAGACCGTCGCCAACAACACCGTGACGGTGACGTTTCGGGACGCGGCTCTGCACCTGGCGGTGACCCCGCAAATCACCACCGCCGACACGGTCATCATGCGGATCGAGATCGGCAACGACTTCGCCGACTTCGCCCGGCAGGTCAACGGCGTACCGCCGATCGTGACGCAGAGCGCCAGCACCACCGTGCAGGTGCGCGACGGCGCCACGACGGTGATCGGCGGAATATACGAGAGCGCCCGCACACGATCGGCCCGCCGGGTGCCCGGTATCCACCGCATTCCCATACTCGGATGGTTCTTCAGAAGCCGCGCGGAGCGGCGTCGAAGCGACGAGCTGCTGATCTTTCTGACGCCTCGCATCGTGCGTTGA